Sequence from the Ancalomicrobiaceae bacterium S20 genome:
TGAAACAGGCGGCCAAGGGTGTCATCGGCGAAATGCGCCGGCTCGGCGACCGCCGCTGAGGCCGGTCGCTCGGCCGGTGCGGGTGTCGCTTCAGCCGACGGAGACGGGCGCCCCGGTCACCTTGGCTTCGGGGACCTCTGCCTCAGTGACCTCAGCTTCCGTCTGCGCCCGTTCGCGGAAATGCCGGCGGATGACCTTGCCGGTCGTGGTCAGCGGGATCTCGTCGACGAACTCGATCTCGCGCGGATATTCGTGCGCCGAGAGGCGCGTCCGCACGTGGTCGCGGATCTCGGCCGCGAGCGCCTCGCTCGGCTCGTGGCCGTCGACCAGCCGCACGAAGGCCTTGACGATCTCGGTCCTGAGCGGGTCGGGCTTGCCGACCACGGCGGCGAGCGCGACCGCCGGGTGGCCGATGATGCAGTCCTCGATCTCGGCCGGGCCGATGCGATAGCCCGACGAGGTGATCACGTCGTCGTCGCGGCCGACGAAGTGGATGTAGCCGTCCTCGTCCATGACGCCCTGGTCGCCGGTGGTCATCCAGCGGCCGACGAACTTCTCCGCCGTGGCTTCGGGGCGATTCCAGTAGTTCAGGAACATGACCGGGTCGGGACGGGCGACGGCGATCTGGCCGAGCGAGCCGGTCGGCAGGACCGTGCCGTCGGCGGCGATGATCGCGACCTCGTGGCCCGGCGTGGTGCGTCCCGTCGCGCCGGCGCGCGTGACGCCGAGCCGGCCGCAGGAGCCGATCACGATGTTGCACTCGGTCTGGCCGTAGAACTCGTTGACGACGATGTCGAGTTCGGCCCGCGCCCACTCGTAGGTCTCGCGCCCGAGCGCTTCGCCGGCGGAACCGACCGTGCGCAGGTTCAGCGGGTATTTTTCGCGCGCGTTCGGCACGCCGCGCAGGATCTTCAGTGCCGTCGGCGGGATGAAGGCGTTGCGCACGCCGTATTGTGCCATCAGCCAGTAGGCGAGATCCGGATCGAACTTCTCGAACCGGCAGGCGACCACCGGCACGCCGAGCGCGAGCGACGGCAAGAGCGCGTTGAGCAGGCCGCCCGCCCAGGCCCAATCGGAGGGCGTCCACATCAGGTCGCCGTCGACGGGCAGGAATTCGTGTGCGAACTGCACGCCCGGGATATGGCCGAGCAACACGCGATGGCCGTGCAGCGCGCCTTTCGGCGGGCCGGTCGTGCCCGAGGTATAGATCATCAGCGCCGGATCGTCCGGCCCGGTCGGCACCGGCCGGAAACTCTCGGAGGCGCGGGCGAGCAGCTTGTGGAAGTCCGCCGCGCCGTCGGTCGCGCCGTCGACCGAGAGCACGGTCAGCGGTGCGACACGGTCGCGGATCGCGGCGAGCTTGGCGGCGCCCGCCTTGTCGGTGATGACCGTGGTGGCGCCGGAATCGCCGAGCCGATAGGCGAGCGCCTCGACGCCGAAGAGGTTGGCGAGCGGCAGCGCGATGGCGCCGAGCTTGTAGACGGCGAAATGGGCGATCGCGGTCTCGGGCGACTGCGGCAGCAGGATCGCCACGCGGTCACCACGGCGGACGCCCAGATCGACCAACGCATTGGCGAGCCGGTTCGAGGCGCGCGCGAGCCGGTCGTAGGACCAGCGGTCGGTGCGGCCGTCGGCGCGGCGGTGGATCAACGCGACGCGGTCCGGCTCGATCGCCGCCCACTTGTCGCAGGCGTCGACGGCCATGTTGTATCGCTCGGGCACGACCCAGCGGAACCGTGCCATGAGCTCTTCATAGGAGGACGCGTCGGGGAGCATCATGTGCCGCAACAGGTCGGTCGGGGAGGCGGACCTTATCCGATTTGATGCCGCGGTGCAGCATGACGTTTTCGTGTTTGCGCCAGACGCAGATCACGCTCGGATACGGTCTGTGGGACGACAGCTTGAGGCTTGGGTCGAATGGTGGGCGCGACAGGGATTGAACCTGTGACCCTTCGCGTGTGAAGCGAATGCTCTCCCGCTGAGCTACGCGCCCGATACCATCGGCGGCGCC
This genomic interval carries:
- a CDS encoding acyl-CoA synthetase — encoded protein: MLPDASSYEELMARFRWVVPERYNMAVDACDKWAAIEPDRVALIHRRADGRTDRWSYDRLARASNRLANALVDLGVRRGDRVAILLPQSPETAIAHFAVYKLGAIALPLANLFGVEALAYRLGDSGATTVITDKAGAAKLAAIRDRVAPLTVLSVDGATDGAADFHKLLARASESFRPVPTGPDDPALMIYTSGTTGPPKGALHGHRVLLGHIPGVQFAHEFLPVDGDLMWTPSDWAWAGGLLNALLPSLALGVPVVACRFEKFDPDLAYWLMAQYGVRNAFIPPTALKILRGVPNAREKYPLNLRTVGSAGEALGRETYEWARAELDIVVNEFYGQTECNIVIGSCGRLGVTRAGATGRTTPGHEVAIIAADGTVLPTGSLGQIAVARPDPVMFLNYWNRPEATAEKFVGRWMTTGDQGVMDEDGYIHFVGRDDDVITSSGYRIGPAEIEDCIIGHPAVALAAVVGKPDPLRTEIVKAFVRLVDGHEPSEALAAEIRDHVRTRLSAHEYPREIEFVDEIPLTTTGKVIRRHFRERAQTEAEVTEAEVPEAKVTGAPVSVG